GTGCACGCCCCCCAGCAGGTCCGTGACGGACGAAAGCCGGCGGAGGTCGACGCGCCCCTGGTGCACCATCCGCCCGGACGCGAGCATCTGCTGCAGTCGCACAGCCTCCGGCAGCACCCCGGTGACCATGTCGTCGGCGGCGACGCTCAGCCCCCGGGCAGAACGGAGCGGGGGGCCCATCAGTGGAAGACTCTCGGCTGCGCTCCACACCGGCGTGCCGGCCGCGCTCCGGGCGGCCGCTGTGTGTTTCCGGATGTCGTCCAGCACCTCGGCCGAGGGCTGACGATGACCGATCATCTCCGTTTGCAGTCGGTCAGTGGCCACCTGAGCAGCGGCAAGATTGGTCTGGACCGTGCGGAGCTCCCACACCAGGACACCGGCCAACGCTGCGGACAACAGACCGACAGCTCCGGCGCCCCAGAGGACGGTTCGGTGGCGGCGCCGTAGCATCACGCCCGCGAATGCCCGCGTCCTCGCCACAGCGCCCTTCCGGCTGCATCCCGGATCCTTCCCTGCCTCCCCTGCCTTGCCTGCCTTCCCTGCCTTCATCGCCTACCCATGAATCGAAGGGTCCACCGGAACCAAGCATTTGGATTGGATCAGTAATGACAGTCACTGAGACCGTTGCAAACTTCACCGCGCCACGTGGCGGGAAAGTCGGTCCGAACGGCCTATCAGGTTGACTCGTGAAGTCCGGGAGTCTCCCCGGGGCCGGGACGACAGGAGTCCGGGCCCCAGCCCGGGGACGAGAGCGACTACAGCGCGGATTCGAAGAACGCGGCCTGGTTCTTGCCTGCCGTCTTGGCTTTGTAGAGAGCGGTGTCGGCGTCCCGCAGGGCTTCTGCAGGCGTGATCGGTCTGGTGACGCTCCTGACCCCGATGCTCGTCGTCACGTGCACCGAATGGCCGGGCCCGAGGGTGAAGGGGGCCGTGATGGAGTCGAGAATGCGCGTGGTGTATTCGTGCAGCGTGCTCGCGTCCACGCCTTCCACGAGGAGTGCGAACTCGTCGCCGCCGAGTCTGGCCACCAGGTCCTGCTCGCGGACCCTGCCCGTCAGCCGCCGTGCGACGTCCACCAGCAGTTCGTCTCCGACCGAGTGTCCCAGCGTGTCGTTGACGTCCTTGAAGCCGTCGAGATCGAGCATCAGCAGTCCTGCGCAGGCAGTGGTGGAGCACCGCTCGAGGGCGGTCTCCAGACGTTCGTTCAGGAGCGTGCGATTGGCCAGACCCGTCAACGGGTCATGGGTCGCCTGATGACTCAGAAGCTTCTGGAGCTCCGCCTGCTCCTGCAGGGAGGCGGCGAGGGCCAAGGCTCGCGTCCGCGCGGCGGCGGCCGTCTCCTGGGCGTACTGGGCCAAGAACGCGATGCGCAGCACCAGCAGCAGCGACAGGGCCGCCATCATGCCGACGATCACGGTGACATGCATTGGTTGATCCCGAACGCCACCGACGTCGGCGAGCACGATCAAGGGCCCCATCAGGATGAGCGCGATCAGGATCGAGAGTCGCCGCCGGGGCATCCTCTCCTGGGTCTCGGCGAGTCGCAGCGGCCGGGCAACGGAGGAGTGCAGCGCCGCCGACCCCAGCAGGAGGGACGAGACCATCCACCCCACTTCGGACACGTTCTCCGCGAGCGCGGTCCCATGCGTCGCCTCGGTCCCGTAGTAGAGGCCGTCGGAGGCGAGCAGGACGAGCAGCCATCCGATGCACATCAGGAACGACGGTGTGCGCGTGCCGGTGGTGAACATCAGCCACGCGGCCAGGGACAACAGCACCAGGTCGGTGACGGGATAGGCGGTGGACACCGCCATCGGCCACGCGGCAAGCCGGCTGCGCAGGTAGGGGGCGATGATGAACGCCCATGCCAGAGTGGCGAATCCCAACGTGACGATTCCCGCGTCCAGCAGCCCCGCCCAGTGCAGCCGGCCCGCGTGCTTCCGGGCCAGGGTCACCAGACCGGCGGTGAACAACACGTAGCTGCCCAGGTAGAACAGGTCGGCCACGCCGGGAAACGGAACCTCGGCACCGCGGATCTGGTAGAGACCCCAGATCGTGTCCGCCACCGCGTACGGTGCCATGGCTGCCGCGAACAGATACCACGGAAGGGCCGACGGCGGCTTGTTCCTGGCCACCCCCACCAGGATCGCGAAGACGACCGAGGCAGAGATCAGCACGGCCAGCATGTAACGCGCCGAGGAGGAGGTGAGCAGGAAGGTGACGATCACCGCGGTTCCTGTTGCCGCGTACGTCCAGGCCGCAGCCTCCCGGCCGGCGAGCAGCCCGGCCCGAACGTTGACCACGTCCTCATCCCGGTCCGCGTCGGCGAGGACGGGACCGGAGCGTCTCCAGGGTGCGGCAGGCTCGGTCGAGCTCCTCCTGAAGGCGGGGGGCGGCCTGAGTCAGCGGGGCCGGATCTCCGGCCTCGGCGTAGTGTTCCAACTCCGCGCAGCAGTCGGCGAGGCCCTGGGCTCCGATGTTGCCGGCAGCGCCTCTGAGACTGTGTGCCACCTCTGCGATCTCCTCGCTGTCGTGGCGGTCCAGCGCGTGGAAGAGTGCGCTGGTCATCTCGGGGGCGCGGACGAGAAAGTGGTCCACCAGCCGGTCCACCAGTTCGTTCTCGCCCGGGGAGCCGTCGCCGCGCAGTTCGTTCAGCCGCTGCTCGATGGAGTCGCGCGGCACCTCGTCGTCTGTCTGCTGGTCGGCCGGGTTGACCCAGCGGGCGAGGGTTGCTTCCAGCTCGTCCGCAGCGACGGGTTTGGTGACGTAGTCGTCCATGCCCGCGGCCAGGCATCTCTCGCGGTCCTCGGCGAGAGCGCTGGCGGTCATCGCGATCACCGGCAGGTGCGTGTCCCCGTGCGCTTCGCGGCGGCGCAGTTCCCGGGTGGCGGCGTAACCGTCCATCCGGGGCATCTGACAGTCCATCAACACACCCTGGTAGGTGTGTTCTTCGACCATCCGCAGGGCCTCGATGCCGTCGGCAGCGGTATCCGTGCTGTAGCCGAGGCGGGCGAGCATGCCATGGGCCACCAACTGGTTGATCTCGTTGTCCTCGACCAGCAGCAGATGGCCGCGCCGGGGTGGCCGGGGGATGGCCGGAGCGGGCGCCGTTGCTGCGGTCGTCACGGGAAGTGTCCCGCTGGCGACTTCGACCAGGGCATCCATGAGTTGGGACTGCTGGACGGGCTTGGCCAGACTGCGGGCGATGCCGGCAGCGTGCAGTTCGGCAGCGGGCAGTTGGGCGCCGGAGCTGAGCAACAGCAGCCGTACACAGGCGAAGGTCCGATCGGTGGTGATGCGGCGGGCCAGTTCCAGGCCGTCCATCCCAGGCATGTGCATGTCCAGGAGGGCCAGGGTGAAGGGGCGGCCCGCAGCCGCTGATTCGTGCAGGGCGACCAGGGCCTGGGGGCCGCTGGAGACCGTCGTCGGCTGCATGTGCCATCTGCGCAGCTGAGCATCAAGGATCAGCCTGTTGGTGTCGTTGTCATCGACGACCAGGACCCGCAGCCCACGGAGCGTGCCGGGGTCCAGAGGGGCCGGGGGTGGTTCAGGGGTGTCCGGTGTGCGCACGGGTACGCGGAAGAAGAACTTGCTGCCCTGGCCGGGCCGGCTGCTGACGCCGATGGAGCCGCCCATCGCCTCGGTGAGCCTCCGGCAGATGGCCAGGCCAAGACCGGTTCCTCCGTAGCGGCGGGTGGTTGAGGCATCGGCCTGGGAGAAGGCGTCGAACATCCGCTCCTGATCGGCCTCGGCGATGCCGATGCCGGTGTCGGCCACTTCGAAGCACAGCCATGGCACATGCCCTGTGGATGGCCGGGGCCGGTCCGGGCGGACGCTGAGTACGACCTCGCCCGCTTCGGTGAACTTCACCGCGTTGGATGCCAGGTTGAGCAGAATCTGCCGCAGTCGGCCGGCATCCCCGTACACCGTCGCGGGCAGTTCGGGATGGCAGTCGCTGAGCAGTTCCAGGCCCTGGGCCTGGGCGGTCTGCGCCACCAGCGAGACGACCTCTTCCACCAGCACCTGGGGGCTGAAGGCAACGCTGTCCAGTTGGATCTTGCCGGCTCCAGCTTGGAAAAGTCCAGGATGTCGTTGATGAGCGACAGCAGTGCCGAGCCGGCGGCCTGAATGCCCTCGGCATAGCGGCGCTGCTCGGCATCCAGCGTGGTCCCCAGCAGCAGGTCGCTCAGCCCGATGACGCCGTTCATGGGGGTACGGATCTCATGGCTCATCGAGGCGACGAACTGAGACTTCGCCTGGGACGCGGCGATCGCCTGGTCGCGCGCCTCCGCCAGGGCGGCTTCGGCATGCTTGCGCTCGCTGATGTCACGGACGAAGGCGTTGAAGCAGCGCGCCTTCGCCGACTTCATCCGCCACACTGTCAGTTCGACCGGGATCTCGTGGCCGTCGTGGTGCAGGGCGCTCAGCTCGATGCGGCGGCCCAGCACATGAGTCTCACCACCGGCCAGCACCCGCTTCAGACCTGCCATGTGTGCGGCGCGGTACCGTTCAGGGAGAATCGTCTCGCTCAGCGGACGCCCCATCACCTCGCGGTGGCTTAAACCGAACAGCTGCTCGGCGCTGCGGTTCCAGTCGATGACCAAGCCGTCCTCGTCGATGGAGACGAAGGCGTCCCGGGCGGTCTCGATGACCGAGCGGGCCTGCTCCTGCAACAACCGCAGGGCTTCCTCCCTGCGCCGCTGGCCCTCCGCCTCACGGACGAACCCGCGCACTTCGAGGGGCTCGCCCGCGGGGTCCCGCACCACCCAGGATGTCGTCTCGGTCCATATCCAGTGCCCGTCGGCGTGCCGCAGCCGCAGACACACCACCACCCGGCCGTCGCGCAGCAGATCCCGCTCAGCCCACTCGAACTCCTCCACGTCGCCCGGATGCACCCAGGAACCGACCTTCGTCCCCACGATCTCCTCCGCCGGCCGCCCGAACAACGCCGACGCCGACGCGGACACCTCCTGGTAGACGCCCGGGACCGTGCGGCGGAAGACCATGTCCGCGGAGTTCTTCACCAGAATCCGAAACCGCTCCTCGTCGTCGGCCGCGTATTGCCCTGGTGCGTCCGGGGGCTTGGGTTCCATCATCCGCCTCCACGTGTCGTGCACGACCGCAAGCTGCGGCCGGGACTGCCGACAGACCGGTCGCGGTCTCGTCGGCACGGCGTCTGCGAGCGACGTGTGATGAGCAGCGTCCGCTCACGGTGCGACCCCGAACCACAAGGTCAGCCACCTGCCCAGCGGTTGCGGTTGCGTAGGACTCTTCAAGCGAAGGACGAACGAGGGAAGATCGCAAATCGGGCCACGGGCCGCGCCCTTGGACGGAGTGGGCAGGCCTGGCCAGGACTTACCGGCGGGCTGCGGCATTCGGGTGACCGGTTGCCCGTCACCACTTGCCCGCCGCGTCGTGGACCAGTCCCCTGACGGTGACTCGGTTCCGCTTGACCGCTCACGCACGATCGCCTCCGCGCTCCTTCACCTGACCGGAGGTGCCGAATCCGGAGCGGGTCATCGAGCCCCACGCCTGGGGAGTCCGGCACAGCGCGTCCCACAGACCGCGCAACCGCCACCACGCCGTCAACTGGCGGTATCCGATGTTCTCCGCGACCACTCCGACGAGGGCGCCCCAGACGTCCCGCCATCGTGTGAAACGGTGGAAGGCGTACTCCTCCACCGCGACCGAGACCAGGCTGACGACGATGGCGTAGGCGTAGGCGGCGAGCAGGAAGCGCCACAGGAAACCGACGTCGACCGCGCCGATCAGCACGCCGAGCGGGACCAGGACGAGGCTCGCGAGCTCCACCACCGGGGCCAGCAGTTCGAAGACCACGTAGAAGGGCAGGGCCACGAGGCCGATGCGGCCGTAGCGCGGGTTGCAGATCATGCCACGGTGCTTGAGCAGGATCTCCGTCAGGCCCCGGTGCCACCGCCGCCGCTGATGACCCAGAACCTTCAGCGTCGAGGGCGCCTCGCTCCAGGAGATCGGCTCGGTGACGAAGACGATGCGGTAGTCGCGGCCCTGCTCGCGCATGTACCGGTGGAGACGGATGACCAGTTCGGCGTCCTCCCCGATGCAGTCCCGGTCCATCCCGCCGACCGCCACGACCGCGTCCCGGCGGAAGAGACCGAAGGCGCCGGCGATGATCAGCAGGCTGCCGACCTTGGACCATCCGGTGCGGCCGAGGAAGAAGGCGCGCAGATACTCGACGACCTGAACCCGTCCGAGGAGGTCCCGGGGCACATGCGGCTCGACGACCCGTCCGGCCACGACGGTGCAGCCGTTGGCGAGGCCCACCACACCGCCCGTGGCCACCACCCGCATGGGGTCGTCGCTGAAGGGTCTGGCAACCGCGAGCAGCGCCTGCGAGTCGAGGATCGAGTCGGCGTCCACCATGCACAGCAGCGGATAGCGTGCCAGGTTGATCCCCACGTTGAGCGCGTCGGACTTGCCTCCGTTCTCCTTGCGGGCCACCACCAGGGGAACCGGCCCGCCTCTGGGCAGATGGACCGAGGTGATCCTGCCGCGTACGGGGACATCGTCGGGCACCACGTACTCCACCTCAACCAGGTCGAAGGCGTCCCGCAGGGCGTCCAGCGTGCCGTCGGTGGAGCCGTCGTCGACCACGACCACCTCGAACATGGGATAGCGCAGCAGCAGCATGGCCCGGATCGCTTCGACGATGCCGACCGCCTCGTTGTGGGCGGGCACGATCACGGACACGGGCGGGGTGAAGGGGCTGCTGGACGCGTCGTCGTACCCGGCGAAGGACGCCCGCCGCAGCCGTCCGACGAACTCCACGACTGCAATCAGGATCAGCACCAGGTAGGAGGTGTTGATGGCCAGGAAGTAGACGATGACCACTTCGTCGCAGACGGCGATCAGGCTGTGCGCCGAGCCGGTCAGCCACGCCCACGGATCCGCGGCGACTGTACTCACAGCGCCACCTCCGCACGGACGTCGTGGTGTGCCCCACCGACCGCCGCTTCGGCCAGTACGGCCCTGGCCTGGGCGGCGGCCGGACCACCGGATGGATCGTCCGCCGCCGCGCGCAGCGCCGCACGCCCTGTCGGGCCGAGCCGTAGCAGCGCTCGGGCTGCGGTGCCCGCCACATGTGGGTCGGGGTCGTCGAGCAGGTCCGCGAGCGGGCCGGTCGCGGCGACGGCACCCAGATTGCCGAGTGCCCCGGCGGCCACCATGCGCAGGGCGACCGGCCGTCCCGGCCGGACGGCCGCGAGCAGCGGCTCCAGGCCCTCGGGCATGCCCAGCCTGCCCAACGCCCGTGCAGCTTTGATCCGCACCTCGATGGAGGGGTCCTGGTGCTGCGCGCGAGCGATCCGGGAGGTGTGGGAAACCGCGCCGGTCGCGCCGAGAACCTCGATCGCCACGGCCCTGACGAGCGGCTCCCGGTGCTCCAGTCCAGCCGCGACATTCCGATGTGCCTCCGGTCCCAGGGAGACCAGCGCCATGGTGATCACGCCGGGGGGTTGCCTCCGCGCTCCGCAGAGGGACTCCAGAAGGTGCGGGACGGCCGCCGGTCCCCCGCACCGGCCCAGCGCCCGTGCGGCGGCCAGGCGTACATCCGGGTCACGGTCGGTCAGCAGTCGGCACAGCGACTCGGCCGCCGGGCGGTGGGAGAGTTGCCCGAGCACCTGTGCTGCGCGTCCCCGCCGAACCGCGCTGCGGCTTCCCAGGTCGGCGACTGCGTCCACGGCGGCCCCACGCAGCTCGTACAGCCGGATCAGCGCGGTGCGGGCTCCTCCGGAGACCTTCTCCAGCAGCGCCGTCAAAGTCGGCTCCAGAGCGATCCAGGTCCTTTTGTCGATCCCCGCCAGCAGGTGCAGCAGCTCGGTCTGCTCGTCCTCCTCGGCGCACAGGAACTGCAGCAGGGGACCGCGCACAGGTGCCACGATCCGCTGGCGTCTGGCCTGCCGGTGCTTGCGGAAGCCGCGGGCACAGACGATCAGCAGGCACATCGTCAGGATGACGGCCGTGAGGCACAGCACCGCTCTGATGACGAAACCCGTGGGGATCATCGCTCAACCCGGCTGAGCACCGCGATGACCCGGCTGGACAGCTCCCGTGGGCTGAACGGCTTGATGATGTAGTCGTCGGCGCCCGCCGCGAATCCGACCTCGACGTCTCCCTCCTGGGACCGGGAGGTGATCATGATGACGGGGAGCGAGGCGGTCTCGGGCGTGGCGCGCAGTTCCCTGCAGACGTCCAGACCTGACATCCCCGGCATGCGTATGTCGAGCAGGGCCAGTTCAACCGGCTGTTCGCGCACCGCGCGGAGCGCGGCCATGCCGTCCTCCACGGCCGTGACCCGGTGACCGTTCTGCGTCAGCTTGAAGGCCACCAGATCCCGGATGTCCGCGTCGTCGTCGGCTATCAGGACATGCGCCATTGTTCTCCCTGGGGCTCCTGGGCCACGGAACTCCGGTACGACCCCCGGGGGGCGCACGGCGGCCGGCAGCCGGAAAGGGTTGGATCAGATCTCCATAGACAAATTAGAGTCAATTGTCCACTTCCACCACATATGCCACATCGTCCGAGCGGCAGTGCCCGGCCTGCTCACCGTGCGCCTGCGCGGGTCAGCCGTGGCAGGGCGAGACAGACCGTCGAGGCGGCGAGCAGAGCCGCCGCGCACGGCACCCGATAGCCCGCCGCCGCCCCCGCGGCGTCGACCACCCACCCGGCCGTGGCGTAGCCCAGCGCCACACCGACGGAGAGCCCGGAGACGATCCAGGTGATGCTCTCGGTGAGTTGGGCGGCAGACGCCAGGTGGTCCACCAGACCCATGGTGGTGATCAGGGTCGGTGCGACGGCCATGCCCGCCACGAAGAGCATCCCCGCCAGGGCCGCGAGACCCGGCGCGAACAGCAGCGGTGCCGTCGCCGCCACCATCGCGCCGACGCTGAGCAGCAGCCGCCGCGTGAGCGCTCCCCGCGGCCCGATCGCGCCGACGACCGCGCCTGCCAGGCCCGAGCCGAGTGCGTACAGGCCCAGCAACAGTCCGGAGAGCGCCTTGTGGTGGTGTGCGCCGGCGAACGCCACCGTCGCGACGTCCACCGCACCGTAGGACGCGCCCACCGATGTAAGCGTCAGCACCAGCAGGCCGAGGCCCGGAGTGCGCAGCGCCGAGCCTCTGGCGTGTCGCGGCCCTGAGCGCACCGGCGGTTCCGTACGCCCCTGGACGGCGAACAGCAGCACGCCGACGCCGAGCAGTACCGCGGCCGCCAGCGGCCCGGCCCCGGCACGGACCTTGGAGGACAGTGCGATCGCCAGGATCGGGCCGACGACGTAGATCAACTCGTCGAGAACCGACTCCAGCGAGTACGCGGTGTGCAGCAGCCACGGCGAGTCCCGGTGCATCTCCGCCCAGCGGGACCTGACGAGCGCGCCCATGCTGGGCATGCAGCCCGCCACCGCCGCCGCCACGAACAGCGTCCAGTCCGGGGCGGCGAAATGGGCGCACAGCAGGAGCGCACAGATGGCGGCGACCGTCACCGCCGTGGCCGGGAGGACGACGCGACGCTGACCATGCCGGTCGACGAGCCTGGAGATCTGAGGCCCGACAGCGGCGGCGGCGAGCGCCTGTGTGGCGGAGACGGAGCCGGCGAGCCAGTACTCACCGCCGAGTTGCGACAGCATGGTGACGATGCCGACGCCGATCATCGACAACGGAAGGCGTGAAATGAAGCCCGCGGCAGAGAAGAGAAGACTGCCCGCAGGAGAGAAGATCCGACGGTAATCGGAGAGCATGAGACTCCACGCTCCGTCAGGAGCCGATCGTCACTGTGGGATCCGGTGCGGTTTCTGCGTCCTCCATCTTCAGGCATGCGGCGGTGACTCGCGACGCGACCCGGAATCCGCCGTCCAGGTGCGTGAGAGTGCGTGAAATGGTGAGCCGGGTTAGCTTGATGGAAGACACGCACATGTGAAGACACGTCGATGTCCCGGCGAGAAGGAGCCCGCACCAACCGGCGCCCGCGATAGGCGCCCGCGATTTCGCAGGCGGCGCGTAGCGATTCCCGGACCCGGAGAATTCTCAATTACCAGCTGGCCCCACGGGTTTCTCCGTCGCAGCCGGGTGCTGTTCGCCCAGCTCCGTCCGCCCCGTCACGTTGCCCTACAGGGAGGTGAGTTGGGGTGAACCCGCGATTGCGAGGCCAGGCCGTGACGGCCGTGGTCTGCGCATCCATCGTCGCGCTGACCGCGTTCTACTACGCATTTCCTGAACAACGGATGATCTTCGTCGCCATTGGTGCGACCGGTGTCATCGGCATTATTCTTGGGATCGCCATCAACGGTCCAGCGCATCGACTCCCGTGGGTGCTGCTCGCCGTGGGAAATCTCGCATTCGCCGCCGGCGAGGCCGCCCAGATCATTCTCATCCAGCTCGAACAGACCGCATTCCCGTCGATCGCCGACGGCTTCTATCTTGCGGCATATCCGCTCTATGCGGCCGGGCTGCTGGGCTTCGTCCACTGGCGCACCGGGCGGCGCGACCGCGGGAGCCTCGTCGACGCGCTGACGCTGACCATCGGCCTGGCACTGCTGTCGTGGCTCTTCCTCATCGAGCCGTACGCCCACGCGGCCGGCCTCACCTGGGTGCAGAAGGCGTTCTCCATGGCCTACCCGCTGGGCGACATCCTCGTCCTGGCGATGCTGCTGCGCCTGCTCGCCAGCCGGGGCGGCAGGAGCCCCTCACTCATGCTCCTGACCGCGGGCACCGTCGGTCTGCTCACCGCGGACGTGCTGTACGGCCTGATTCAGCTGCACGGGACGTGGCGCACGGGTACCGCGGTCGAACTCGGCTGGGTCGTCCTGTACGGCGCCTGGGCGGCCGCCGCGCTCCACCCTTCCATGCGGTCGGTGACGCAGTTCGTGCCATGGCGGGCCGAGACGGGCGCGGGCGGCCGACTCAGCCTGCTCACGCTGGCATCGCTCATCGCGCCGGCCACCCTCATGGTCGAGGCGGTGCGCGAGGGGAGCGCCAACATCGGCGTCATCGGGGTGTTCTCCGCAGTGCTCTTCCTTCTCGTGCTCTACCGTCTGGCAGGCGTGGCGACGACCCACCGGCAGGCGGTCGGCCGGGAGAAGGTACTTCGTATCACGGTGTCGTCGCTGGGCGGCGCGAGCGATCTGGGGGAGGTGGCAGCCGTCGTCCACTCCGCGGTGACGGAACTGGTGCCGCACGGTCCGCCGCGTTCGGCGCTCCTCATCGTGCCGGACGACGCCCTCTGGGTGAACGGGGAGCACGGCGGCGCGGCCGGGCCCGTGTCCGAGCAGGTGACCGCGACCATACGGGAACTGACCGCGCCCGGCGAGAGCCGCCTGGTGGCCCTGGACGGCGTGGGGCCCGATCTCGCCGCCCGCCTCACGGATCTGGGCGAGGAGCCGCCCCACACGGTCCCCGCGCTCGTCTGCCCGCTCGTCTCGCAGGACCACCCTTCGGGAGATCCGCTGATCGGGGCGCTCGTACTGGCCGGGCCCGAGCAGAACCTGCTCATGGTCCGTGAGACGCTGGCCACTCTCGCCGCGCAGGCGGCACTCGCCGTGGCACGGATCTCCCTCGCCGACGAGGTCAACCATCGCAACAGTGAGGCGTACTTCCGCACGCTGGTGCAGAACGCCTCTGACGTCATCCTGATCCTCGACGACGACGACCGGGTCCGCTACGCCAGTCCTTCCGCCGACCAGCTGCTCGGCGTTCCGGAGCTGGAGGGCACCCACCTCATCGGCCTGGTGCCGCCGCAGGACAGCCGCAGGGTGGTCGAGACGCTCGGCCGGATACGC
Above is a genomic segment from Streptomyces sp. SLBN-31 containing:
- a CDS encoding GGDEF domain-containing protein — its product is MIVTFLLTSSSARYMLAVLISASVVFAILVGVARNKPPSALPWYLFAAAMAPYAVADTIWGLYQIRGAEVPFPGVADLFYLGSYVLFTAGLVTLARKHAGRLHWAGLLDAGIVTLGFATLAWAFIIAPYLRSRLAAWPMAVSTAYPVTDLVLLSLAAWLMFTTGTRTPSFLMCIGWLLVLLASDGLYYGTEATHGTALAENVSEVGWMVSSLLLGSAALHSSVARPLRLAETQERMPRRRLSILIALILMGPLIVLADVGGVRDQPMHVTVIVGMMAALSLLLVLRIAFLAQYAQETAAAARTRALALAASLQEQAELQKLLSHQATHDPLTGLANRTLLNERLETALERCSTTACAGLLMLDLDGFKDVNDTLGHSVGDELLVDVARRLTGRVREQDLVARLGGDEFALLVEGVDASTLHEYTTRILDSITAPFTLGPGHSVHVTTSIGVRSVTRPITPAEALRDADTALYKAKTAGKNQAAFFESAL
- a CDS encoding response regulator, with product MYGDAGRLRQILLNLASNAVKFTEAGEVVLSVRPDRPRPSTGHVPWLCFEVADTGIGIAEADQERMFDAFSQADASTTRRYGGTGLGLAICRRLTEAMGGSIGVSSRPGQGSKFFFRVPVRTPDTPEPPPAPLDPGTLRGLRVLVVDDNDTNRLILDAQLRRWHMQPTTVSSGPQALVALHESAAAGRPFTLALLDMHMPGMDGLELARRITTDRTFACVRLLLLSSGAQLPAAELHAAGIARSLAKPVQQSQLMDALVEVASGTLPVTTAATAPAPAIPRPPRRGHLLLVEDNEINQLVAHGMLARLGYSTDTAADGIEALRMVEEHTYQGVLMDCQMPRMDGYAATRELRRREAHGDTHLPVIAMTASALAEDRERCLAAGMDDYVTKPVAADELEATLARWVNPADQQTDDEVPRDSIEQRLNELRGDGSPGENELVDRLVDHFLVRAPEMTSALFHALDRHDSEEIAEVAHSLRGAAGNIGAQGLADCCAELEHYAEAGDPAPLTQAAPRLQEELDRACRTLETLRSRPRRRGPG
- a CDS encoding PAS domain S-box protein, whose amino-acid sequence is MHDTWRRMMEPKPPDAPGQYAADDEERFRILVKNSADMVFRRTVPGVYQEVSASASALFGRPAEEIVGTKVGSWVHPGDVEEFEWAERDLLRDGRVVVCLRLRHADGHWIWTETTSWVVRDPAGEPLEVRGFVREAEGQRRREEALRLLQEQARSVIETARDAFVSIDEDGLVIDWNRSAEQLFGLSHREVMGRPLSETILPERYRAAHMAGLKRVLAGGETHVLGRRIELSALHHDGHEIPVELTVWRMKSAKARCFNAFVRDISERKHAEAALAEARDQAIAASQAKSQFVASMSHEIRTPMNGVIGLSDLLLGTTLDAEQRRYAEGIQAAGSALLSLINDILDFSKLEPARSNWTALPSAPRCWWKRSSRWWRRPPRPRAWNCSATAIPNCPRRCTGMPADCGRFCSTWHPTR
- a CDS encoding MFS transporter, with protein sequence MLSDYRRIFSPAGSLLFSAAGFISRLPLSMIGVGIVTMLSQLGGEYWLAGSVSATQALAAAAVGPQISRLVDRHGQRRVVLPATAVTVAAICALLLCAHFAAPDWTLFVAAAVAGCMPSMGALVRSRWAEMHRDSPWLLHTAYSLESVLDELIYVVGPILAIALSSKVRAGAGPLAAAVLLGVGVLLFAVQGRTEPPVRSGPRHARGSALRTPGLGLLVLTLTSVGASYGAVDVATVAFAGAHHHKALSGLLLGLYALGSGLAGAVVGAIGPRGALTRRLLLSVGAMVAATAPLLFAPGLAALAGMLFVAGMAVAPTLITTMGLVDHLASAAQLTESITWIVSGLSVGVALGYATAGWVVDAAGAAAGYRVPCAAALLAASTVCLALPRLTRAGAR
- a CDS encoding response regulator transcription factor, which gives rise to MAHVLIADDDADIRDLVAFKLTQNGHRVTAVEDGMAALRAVREQPVELALLDIRMPGMSGLDVCRELRATPETASLPVIMITSRSQEGDVEVGFAAGADDYIIKPFSPRELSSRVIAVLSRVER
- a CDS encoding HEAT repeat domain-containing protein, whose translation is MIPTGFVIRAVLCLTAVILTMCLLIVCARGFRKHRQARRQRIVAPVRGPLLQFLCAEEDEQTELLHLLAGIDKRTWIALEPTLTALLEKVSGGARTALIRLYELRGAAVDAVADLGSRSAVRRGRAAQVLGQLSHRPAAESLCRLLTDRDPDVRLAAARALGRCGGPAAVPHLLESLCGARRQPPGVITMALVSLGPEAHRNVAAGLEHREPLVRAVAIEVLGATGAVSHTSRIARAQHQDPSIEVRIKAARALGRLGMPEGLEPLLAAVRPGRPVALRMVAAGALGNLGAVAATGPLADLLDDPDPHVAGTAARALLRLGPTGRAALRAAADDPSGGPAAAQARAVLAEAAVGGAHHDVRAEVAL
- a CDS encoding glycosyltransferase, giving the protein MSTVAADPWAWLTGSAHSLIAVCDEVVIVYFLAINTSYLVLILIAVVEFVGRLRRASFAGYDDASSSPFTPPVSVIVPAHNEAVGIVEAIRAMLLLRYPMFEVVVVDDGSTDGTLDALRDAFDLVEVEYVVPDDVPVRGRITSVHLPRGGPVPLVVARKENGGKSDALNVGINLARYPLLCMVDADSILDSQALLAVARPFSDDPMRVVATGGVVGLANGCTVVAGRVVEPHVPRDLLGRVQVVEYLRAFFLGRTGWSKVGSLLIIAGAFGLFRRDAVVAVGGMDRDCIGEDAELVIRLHRYMREQGRDYRIVFVTEPISWSEAPSTLKVLGHQRRRWHRGLTEILLKHRGMICNPRYGRIGLVALPFYVVFELLAPVVELASLVLVPLGVLIGAVDVGFLWRFLLAAYAYAIVVSLVSVAVEEYAFHRFTRWRDVWGALVGVVAENIGYRQLTAWWRLRGLWDALCRTPQAWGSMTRSGFGTSGQVKERGGDRA